The Nomia melanderi isolate GNS246 chromosome 7, iyNomMela1, whole genome shotgun sequence genome includes a window with the following:
- the Psa gene encoding puromycin-sensitive aminopeptidase isoform X2, whose translation MLRMRPQYLQAFCGNTYFRVVSRQKGKAFSYRTAFKIFRFVRFFRVAIHYRGMSTTEKQPFRRLPTDVLPYHYDIVLSPNLKTFIFDGKENVDIDVKKSTDIVILNSLDIDIKNVSFHGEDGLIISTKKIDISVSEETATFVFNEKLPLGKSGHLSLQFSGEINDKMKGLYRSKYTGQNKWCAVTYLCPTSARTVFPCWDEPSLKATFSIQLILPKDESLVGLSNMPVLRKETNDSTDTLVFETTPIMSTYLVAVVVGEFDYIEDKSTDGVLVRVYTPKSKKEQGQFALETAVKVLPYYKTYFGIAYPLPKIDLIAIADFSSGAMENWGLVTYRETCLLVDPQNTSALRKQWIALVVAHELAHQWFGNLVTMEWWTHLWLNEGYASFVEFLCVAHLFPEYDIWTQFVTDTYIGALELDALKNSHPIEVPVGHPSEIDEIFDEISYNKGACVIRMLHAYIGDDDFRKGMYLYLKMHSYANAETGDLWDALEAASKKNVRRVMSTWTEQQGFPVVRVQHRQEGKDRILSLSQERFLAGGAEDTGNSVWMIPISVSTSKDPEKCVLTDLLDEKTKEFRIEDVSEDSWVKINPGTIGFYRTYYSQDALSLLLPAVKNRTLPPLDRLGLLDDLFAVAQAGRASTVEVLHLMHAFQQENNYTVWSSIDNALRKIGFLLSHLDRLDSFKAFGRNLMRDISNELGWEPKPNESHCDTLLRSLVLDRMAALNDTNTIEEAKKRFDLHVSGKTLLAADLRSPVYRAVLSNGNNEIYQTMLELYREADLHEEKDRILRALGAIKDETLLAEILEFAMSDEVRAQDAVYAIMSVSMTYKGRLMAWDFIKKNWQTLRDRYGGGFLMSRLVKIVTENFVTEEQAKEVEDFFKDHPTPGTERTVQQSVESIRLNVAWLARDLDSIKEFLDKQEKEGSALCQCKY comes from the exons ATGTTGCGCATGCGTCCGCAATACTTACAGGCGTTCTGTGGTAACACTTACTTTCGCGTTGTGAGTCGGCAAAAAGGGAAAGCTTTCAGTTACAGAACagctttcaaaatatttcggtTTGTAAGATTTTTTCGGGTTGCGATCCACTATCGAGGGATGTCGACCACAGAAAAGCAACCGTTTCGCCGGCTACCTACAGACGTTTTGCCATATCATTATGATATTGTTTTGTCACCAAATCTGAAAACTTTTATCTTCGATGGCAAAGAGAATGTGGATATTGAC GTAAAGAAATCCACAGACATAGTTATTTTGAATTCATTGGACattgatataaaaaatgtatcttTCCATGGTGAGGATGGATTGATCATTTCAACGAAGAAGATTGATATTTCTGTCTCTGAAGAAACAGCTACTTTTGTATTCAATGAAAAGTTGCCGCTTGGCAAAAGTGGACATTTAAGTTTACAGTTTTCTGGagaaattaatgataaaatgaaagGCTTGTATAGAAGCAAATATACTGG gcAAAATAAGTGGTGTGCTGTAACTTATTTGTGTCCTACATCAGCACGCACTGTTTTTCCTTGTTGGGATGAACCATCGTTAAAAGCTACTTTTTCAATACAGCTTATACTTCCAAAAGACGAGTCACTTGTTGGCTTGTCCAATATG cCTGTTTTACGTAAAGAAACAAACGATTCCACAGACACTTTAGTATTTGAGACAACACCAATAATGTCAACATATTTGGTAGCAGTGGTTGTTGGTGAATTTGATTACATAGAAGACAAATCTACAGATGGTGTATTAGTACGAGTATACACACCGAAGTCCAAAAAGGAACAAGGACAATTTGCTTTAGAAACAGCAGTTAAAGTGTTGCCATATTACAAAACCTATTTCGGAATTGCTTATCCACTTCCGAAAATTGATCTCATTGCGATCGCTGATTTTTCGTCTGGAGCTATGGAAAATTGGGGTCTTGTCACGTACCGTGAAACTTGTCTATTAGTTGATCCTCAAAATACATCTGCTCTTCGAAAACAGTGGATTGCTTTAGTTGTAGCACACGAATTGGCACACCAGTGGTTTGGAAATCTGGTGACTATGGAGTGGTGGACACATCTGTGGTTAAATGAGGGATATGCTtcatttgttgaatttttatgcGTTGCACACCTGTTCCCAGAATACGATATTTGGACACAATTTGTTACAGACACATATATTGGAGCATTAGAATTAGATGCTTTAAAGAATAGCCATCCGATTGAGGTACCAGTCGGTCATCCATCTGAAATTGACGAAATTTTTGATGAGATTTCTTATAATAAAGGTGCATGTGTTATTCGAATGTTACATGCTTATATTGGGGATGATGATTTCCGTAAAGGCATgtacttatatttaaaaatgcataGCTATGCTAACGCAGAAACTGGAGATCTTTGGGATGCTTTGGAAGCAGCTAGCAAAAAGAACGTACGTCGTGTGATGTCCACATGGACTGAGCAGCAGGGTTTCCCTGTTGTTAGAGTCCAACATCGTCAAGAAGGCAAAGACCGAATTCTGTCTCTTTCTCAAGAAAGATTTCTGGCTGGTGGTGCAGAGGATACAGGAAATAGTGTATGGATGATACCAATTAGTGTAAGCACGTCGAAGGATCCTGAGAAATGCGTGCTTACAGATTTATTGGATGAGAAAACAAAAGAGTTCAGAATTGAAGACGTTTCTGAGGATAGTTGGGTGAAGATTAATCCTGGAACAATTGGCTTTTATAGGACTTATTATAGTCAAGATGCATTGTCACTGTTATTGCCAGCTGTTAAAAATCGTACATTACCTCCCTTAGATAGACTGGGTCTCTTAGATGATTTGTTTGCTGTGGCACAAGCTGGACGTGCTTCTACTGTAGAAGTACTCCATCTGATGCACGCGTTCCAACAAGAAAATAACTATACTGTATGGTCTAGTATAGATAATGCTTTAAGAAAAATTGGATTCCTTCTTTCTCATTTAGATCGTCTAGATTCCTTCAAGGCATTTGGACGTAATTTAATGCGTGACATTAGCAACGAATTAGGGTGGGAACCTAAACCCAATGAAAGTCATTGTGATACACTCCTAAGGTCCTTAGTGTTGGATCGTATGGCAGCTCTAAATGATACAAACACTATTGAAGAAGCAAAGAAACGATTTGACTTGCATGTATCTGGTAAAACGCTTCTAGCTGCTGATTTACGCAGTCCTGTGTATCGAGCTGTACTTTCCAACggcaataatgaaatttatcagACTATGTTGGAACTCTATCGTGAAGCTGATTTACATGAAGAAAAGGACAGAATATTGAGAGCTCTTGGTGCAATAAAAGATGAAACTCTGCTAGCGGAGATTCTTGAATTCGCTATGAGCGATGAAGTCAGAGCTCAGGATGCAGTATATGCAATTATGTCAGTGTCAATGACATACAAAGGCCGTCTTATGGCTTGGgatttcattaagaaaaattggCAAACGCTTCGCGATCGTTATGGTGGCGGTTTTCTGATGTCCAGATTGGTTAAAATTGTCACTGAAAACTTTGTCACCGAAGAACAGGCCAAAGAAGTTGAAGACTTTTTCAAAGATCATCCAACACCAGGAACAGAACGAACAGTACAGCAAAGTGTCGAATCTATTAGGTTGAACGTAGCATGGCTGGCTAGAGATTTGGACTCTATTAAAGAATTCTTGGATAAACAG GAAAAGGAAGGATCAGCATTATGCCAGTGCAAGTATTAA
- the Psa gene encoding puromycin-sensitive aminopeptidase isoform X1: MLRMRPQYLQAFCGNTYFRVVSRQKGKAFSYRTAFKIFRFVRFFRVAIHYRGMSTTEKQPFRRLPTDVLPYHYDIVLSPNLKTFIFDGKENVDIDVKKSTDIVILNSLDIDIKNVSFHGEDGLIISTKKIDISVSEETATFVFNEKLPLGKSGHLSLQFSGEINDKMKGLYRSKYTGPDGSVEYAAVTQFESTDARRCFPCWDEPAHKATFDITLNIPSGLTALSNMPVLRKETNDSTDTLVFETTPIMSTYLVAVVVGEFDYIEDKSTDGVLVRVYTPKSKKEQGQFALETAVKVLPYYKTYFGIAYPLPKIDLIAIADFSSGAMENWGLVTYRETCLLVDPQNTSALRKQWIALVVAHELAHQWFGNLVTMEWWTHLWLNEGYASFVEFLCVAHLFPEYDIWTQFVTDTYIGALELDALKNSHPIEVPVGHPSEIDEIFDEISYNKGACVIRMLHAYIGDDDFRKGMYLYLKMHSYANAETGDLWDALEAASKKNVRRVMSTWTEQQGFPVVRVQHRQEGKDRILSLSQERFLAGGAEDTGNSVWMIPISVSTSKDPEKCVLTDLLDEKTKEFRIEDVSEDSWVKINPGTIGFYRTYYSQDALSLLLPAVKNRTLPPLDRLGLLDDLFAVAQAGRASTVEVLHLMHAFQQENNYTVWSSIDNALRKIGFLLSHLDRLDSFKAFGRNLMRDISNELGWEPKPNESHCDTLLRSLVLDRMAALNDTNTIEEAKKRFDLHVSGKTLLAADLRSPVYRAVLSNGNNEIYQTMLELYREADLHEEKDRILRALGAIKDETLLAEILEFAMSDEVRAQDAVYAIMSVSMTYKGRLMAWDFIKKNWQTLRDRYGGGFLMSRLVKIVTENFVTEEQAKEVEDFFKDHPTPGTERTVQQSVESIRLNVAWLARDLDSIKEFLDKQEKEGSALCQCKY, from the exons ATGTTGCGCATGCGTCCGCAATACTTACAGGCGTTCTGTGGTAACACTTACTTTCGCGTTGTGAGTCGGCAAAAAGGGAAAGCTTTCAGTTACAGAACagctttcaaaatatttcggtTTGTAAGATTTTTTCGGGTTGCGATCCACTATCGAGGGATGTCGACCACAGAAAAGCAACCGTTTCGCCGGCTACCTACAGACGTTTTGCCATATCATTATGATATTGTTTTGTCACCAAATCTGAAAACTTTTATCTTCGATGGCAAAGAGAATGTGGATATTGAC GTAAAGAAATCCACAGACATAGTTATTTTGAATTCATTGGACattgatataaaaaatgtatcttTCCATGGTGAGGATGGATTGATCATTTCAACGAAGAAGATTGATATTTCTGTCTCTGAAGAAACAGCTACTTTTGTATTCAATGAAAAGTTGCCGCTTGGCAAAAGTGGACATTTAAGTTTACAGTTTTCTGGagaaattaatgataaaatgaaagGCTTGTATAGAAGCAAATATACTGG gcCTGATGGAAGTGTTGAATATGCAGCTGTAACTCAATTTGAATCAACAGATGCTAGACGTTGCTTCCCATGTTGGGACGAACCGGCACATAAAGCCACATTTGATATTACTCTGAACATACCATCGGGTCTTACAGCACTTTCTAATATG cCTGTTTTACGTAAAGAAACAAACGATTCCACAGACACTTTAGTATTTGAGACAACACCAATAATGTCAACATATTTGGTAGCAGTGGTTGTTGGTGAATTTGATTACATAGAAGACAAATCTACAGATGGTGTATTAGTACGAGTATACACACCGAAGTCCAAAAAGGAACAAGGACAATTTGCTTTAGAAACAGCAGTTAAAGTGTTGCCATATTACAAAACCTATTTCGGAATTGCTTATCCACTTCCGAAAATTGATCTCATTGCGATCGCTGATTTTTCGTCTGGAGCTATGGAAAATTGGGGTCTTGTCACGTACCGTGAAACTTGTCTATTAGTTGATCCTCAAAATACATCTGCTCTTCGAAAACAGTGGATTGCTTTAGTTGTAGCACACGAATTGGCACACCAGTGGTTTGGAAATCTGGTGACTATGGAGTGGTGGACACATCTGTGGTTAAATGAGGGATATGCTtcatttgttgaatttttatgcGTTGCACACCTGTTCCCAGAATACGATATTTGGACACAATTTGTTACAGACACATATATTGGAGCATTAGAATTAGATGCTTTAAAGAATAGCCATCCGATTGAGGTACCAGTCGGTCATCCATCTGAAATTGACGAAATTTTTGATGAGATTTCTTATAATAAAGGTGCATGTGTTATTCGAATGTTACATGCTTATATTGGGGATGATGATTTCCGTAAAGGCATgtacttatatttaaaaatgcataGCTATGCTAACGCAGAAACTGGAGATCTTTGGGATGCTTTGGAAGCAGCTAGCAAAAAGAACGTACGTCGTGTGATGTCCACATGGACTGAGCAGCAGGGTTTCCCTGTTGTTAGAGTCCAACATCGTCAAGAAGGCAAAGACCGAATTCTGTCTCTTTCTCAAGAAAGATTTCTGGCTGGTGGTGCAGAGGATACAGGAAATAGTGTATGGATGATACCAATTAGTGTAAGCACGTCGAAGGATCCTGAGAAATGCGTGCTTACAGATTTATTGGATGAGAAAACAAAAGAGTTCAGAATTGAAGACGTTTCTGAGGATAGTTGGGTGAAGATTAATCCTGGAACAATTGGCTTTTATAGGACTTATTATAGTCAAGATGCATTGTCACTGTTATTGCCAGCTGTTAAAAATCGTACATTACCTCCCTTAGATAGACTGGGTCTCTTAGATGATTTGTTTGCTGTGGCACAAGCTGGACGTGCTTCTACTGTAGAAGTACTCCATCTGATGCACGCGTTCCAACAAGAAAATAACTATACTGTATGGTCTAGTATAGATAATGCTTTAAGAAAAATTGGATTCCTTCTTTCTCATTTAGATCGTCTAGATTCCTTCAAGGCATTTGGACGTAATTTAATGCGTGACATTAGCAACGAATTAGGGTGGGAACCTAAACCCAATGAAAGTCATTGTGATACACTCCTAAGGTCCTTAGTGTTGGATCGTATGGCAGCTCTAAATGATACAAACACTATTGAAGAAGCAAAGAAACGATTTGACTTGCATGTATCTGGTAAAACGCTTCTAGCTGCTGATTTACGCAGTCCTGTGTATCGAGCTGTACTTTCCAACggcaataatgaaatttatcagACTATGTTGGAACTCTATCGTGAAGCTGATTTACATGAAGAAAAGGACAGAATATTGAGAGCTCTTGGTGCAATAAAAGATGAAACTCTGCTAGCGGAGATTCTTGAATTCGCTATGAGCGATGAAGTCAGAGCTCAGGATGCAGTATATGCAATTATGTCAGTGTCAATGACATACAAAGGCCGTCTTATGGCTTGGgatttcattaagaaaaattggCAAACGCTTCGCGATCGTTATGGTGGCGGTTTTCTGATGTCCAGATTGGTTAAAATTGTCACTGAAAACTTTGTCACCGAAGAACAGGCCAAAGAAGTTGAAGACTTTTTCAAAGATCATCCAACACCAGGAACAGAACGAACAGTACAGCAAAGTGTCGAATCTATTAGGTTGAACGTAGCATGGCTGGCTAGAGATTTGGACTCTATTAAAGAATTCTTGGATAAACAG GAAAAGGAAGGATCAGCATTATGCCAGTGCAAGTATTAA
- the emc gene encoding basic helix-loop-helix domain-containing extra-macrochaetae has protein sequence MKAMVVSPVGGRVPPSRGVLHSSLGINGTRRDLEAEEVAAYLTKLRSLVPDMPRKRKLSKLEVIQRVIEYICDLQTTLEETNHESSIVKTTPRQPLQPLLNAATTVPATSTTPTTTTMTGLVAER, from the coding sequence ATGAAGGCAATGGTGGTGAGTCCGGTGGGCGGTAGAGTACCACCTAGCCGGGGTGTCTTGCACAGCAGTCTCGGGATCAACGGGACCCGGCGGGACCTCGAGGCAGAGGAAGTGGCGGCCTACCTGACCAAGCTGCGCTCTTTGGTCCCCGACATGCCTAGGAAGCGGAAGCTGTCGAAGCTCGAGGTGATCCAAAGAGTGATCGAATATATCTGCGACCTGCAGACCACCTTGGAGGAGACGAACCATGAGTCCAGTATCGTGAAGACGACGCCCAGGCAACCCCTTCAGCCGTTGTTAAACGCCGCGACGACGGTGCCCGCGACCTCCacgacgccgacgacgacgacgatgaccgGTCTGGTCGCGGAACGGTGA